A genome region from Hymenobacter tibetensis includes the following:
- a CDS encoding suppressor of fused domain protein, protein MTEQDPESEQEPTPAGGPIYRYENVEPAEFALASGDEDTIQAISDHIERHIGPVSGVFHEIISDKVHLDVHFVEPSADFPFRALVTSGMSDLPMTVPEGAEEWRYAELCILLPSTWEFPDLGPDADNEDDDIEDQYWPIRWLKSLARFPHEYRTWLGSGHTIPNGEDAEPFASNTKLGCMLLLPSLSLPEEFRELKINEEKTVYFYCLYAIYKEEMDLKMRKGVDALIDKFEQHRISDVIDLDRPNVAAKKGFLGLW, encoded by the coding sequence ATGACTGAGCAAGATCCTGAATCCGAACAAGAGCCTACCCCCGCTGGTGGCCCCATTTACCGTTACGAAAACGTAGAGCCCGCGGAGTTTGCCCTGGCTTCCGGCGATGAAGACACCATCCAAGCCATTTCCGACCACATTGAGCGCCACATTGGCCCAGTGAGCGGGGTATTTCATGAAATCATCTCCGACAAAGTGCATCTGGACGTGCATTTTGTGGAACCTAGCGCCGACTTTCCGTTCAGAGCATTAGTGACTTCCGGCATGAGCGACCTACCCATGACGGTGCCCGAAGGCGCTGAGGAGTGGCGCTACGCCGAGCTGTGCATCCTGCTGCCCAGCACCTGGGAGTTTCCGGACCTGGGTCCGGATGCCGACAACGAAGACGACGACATCGAAGATCAGTACTGGCCTATCCGGTGGTTGAAGTCTCTAGCCCGCTTCCCCCACGAGTATCGCACCTGGCTGGGCTCCGGCCACACCATCCCCAACGGGGAAGACGCCGAGCCTTTTGCCTCCAACACCAAGCTGGGCTGCATGTTGCTGCTACCTTCTCTCAGCCTGCCCGAAGAATTTCGGGAGTTGAAAATCAACGAGGAGAAAACCGTCTACTTCTACTGCCTCTACGCCATCTACAAGGAGGAAATGGACCTGAAGATGCGCAAAGGCGTGGATGCCCTCATCGACAAGTTTGAGCAACACCGCATCTCCGACGTGATAGACCTCGACCGCCCAAATGTCGCCGCCAAAAAGGGCTTCTTAGGGCTGTGGTAA
- a CDS encoding DUF5694 domain-containing protein, protein MKKAFLLLFGLCSVVQSIAQSKPTDLLLVGTFHFHNPGGDVAKVKTFDVMTPKVQAELENITNNLAAFRPDKIFVEWDYSDQRGLDELYTQYLGGKYEEYIQATYPTPGKRDFYLKNEIVQLAFRAGKKAKLTRIHAFDYNKISLPFDSVMQAIAVAKQEPLLKSLNDARASIETSQNKKIETYTLTQLLLDANTKENLTFNKGIYLDKFNRAGTASNFSGPRMVSEWYRRNLYMYSLLQKMVEPQDDKVMVLVGSGHAAIIQDFVTYDSTFKLTELKNVLKK, encoded by the coding sequence ATGAAAAAAGCGTTCTTACTCCTATTCGGCCTGTGTTCTGTCGTTCAAAGCATTGCCCAGTCCAAACCGACTGATTTGTTGCTAGTAGGCACCTTCCATTTTCACAATCCCGGGGGCGATGTAGCCAAAGTGAAAACGTTCGACGTGATGACCCCGAAGGTTCAGGCAGAGTTGGAAAACATAACCAATAACCTAGCGGCGTTTCGCCCCGACAAAATTTTTGTGGAGTGGGACTACAGCGACCAGCGCGGATTAGACGAGCTATACACGCAGTACCTCGGGGGCAAGTACGAAGAGTACATTCAAGCCACCTACCCGACGCCCGGAAAAAGAGATTTCTATCTGAAAAACGAGATTGTGCAGCTAGCTTTTCGGGCCGGCAAGAAAGCCAAGCTTACCCGGATTCACGCCTTCGACTACAACAAGATTTCGCTGCCTTTTGATAGTGTTATGCAGGCCATTGCGGTTGCCAAACAAGAGCCGTTGCTGAAGAGCCTAAATGATGCAAGAGCAAGTATAGAGACCAGTCAAAACAAGAAAATAGAAACCTACACGCTCACGCAGCTCTTGCTCGACGCCAACACCAAAGAGAACCTGACCTTCAACAAAGGCATTTACCTCGACAAGTTCAACAGAGCCGGCACCGCCAGTAATTTTTCCGGCCCCCGGATGGTATCTGAATGGTATCGGCGCAACCTGTACATGTACTCGTTGCTGCAAAAAATGGTGGAACCGCAAGACGATAAGGTGATGGTTCTCGTAGGCTCGGGCCATGCCGCTATCATCCAGGATTTCGTTACCTACGACAGCACCTTCAAGCTAACAGAACTGAAGAATGTCTTGAAAAAGTAA
- a CDS encoding putative sensor domain DACNV-containing protein has translation MLSEPTYLAARVVAPMIEMYFARHHAAASHQDTSVLASPPPPQLVEVMIDAAFWASLRREEGHPPKISLALLEPTQATQPVVFSKRRLIPYNLLKLAPAVEQPGIHLGVWHDEEGLYVWGTATGIPPLCLVIEVVEPGLLVVKHRRADGFGKFVNVAILRGDQLQLVDAESTIMDDCPALQAFLPGRSLPTTAGETDNVLGELAAVMRAHGRGGLVLVVPPNSNQWQESIVKPITYPVLPAYIGIAEGRQQEQAKWQWREEIRQAIGIVGGFTAVDGATVITRDYHLLAFGTKVSRAESSQPVDKMVLTEPVVDSVARHLHPAQNGGTRHLAAAQFVYDQRDSLALVASQDGYFTVFAWSTKLEMVHAHRIDVLLL, from the coding sequence ATGCTTTCTGAACCAACGTATCTAGCGGCTCGTGTAGTCGCTCCCATGATTGAAATGTATTTTGCTCGCCACCATGCCGCCGCGAGCCACCAAGACACTAGCGTACTGGCTTCCCCACCGCCGCCACAGTTGGTAGAGGTGATGATTGATGCCGCCTTCTGGGCAAGCTTACGCCGGGAGGAAGGGCACCCACCTAAAATCTCGCTGGCACTGCTGGAGCCGACGCAAGCCACCCAGCCGGTGGTATTCAGCAAGCGCCGCCTGATACCCTACAATCTGCTTAAGTTAGCGCCAGCGGTAGAACAGCCCGGTATTCATTTGGGTGTATGGCACGATGAAGAAGGCCTTTATGTGTGGGGCACGGCCACCGGAATTCCGCCGCTTTGCTTGGTGATAGAAGTGGTGGAGCCGGGCTTGCTGGTGGTAAAGCACCGCCGTGCCGATGGCTTCGGCAAATTTGTGAACGTGGCCATTCTGCGCGGCGACCAACTTCAACTGGTAGACGCGGAAAGTACCATCATGGACGACTGCCCGGCCCTACAGGCGTTTCTGCCGGGCCGCAGCCTCCCTACCACCGCCGGCGAAACCGACAACGTGCTGGGAGAACTGGCGGCCGTCATGCGGGCGCACGGGCGGGGTGGATTGGTACTGGTGGTTCCGCCGAATTCCAACCAGTGGCAGGAGTCCATTGTCAAACCGATTACCTACCCGGTGTTGCCCGCATACATTGGTATTGCCGAAGGCCGGCAGCAAGAGCAAGCCAAATGGCAATGGCGCGAGGAAATTCGGCAGGCCATCGGGATTGTAGGTGGTTTCACGGCCGTAGATGGCGCTACGGTTATCACTCGCGACTACCACCTGCTGGCGTTCGGCACGAAGGTATCTCGGGCCGAGTCCAGCCAGCCCGTTGATAAGATGGTGCTGACGGAGCCGGTGGTAGATAGCGTGGCCCGGCATCTGCACCCCGCCCAAAACGGGGGCACCCGCCATTTAGCCGCCGCCCAGTTTGTATACGACCAACGCGATTCGCTAGCCCTAGTAGCGTCCCAGGATGGCTACTTCACTGTTTTTGCGTGGTCTACCAAGCTGGAAATGGTGCACGCCCACCGCATTGATGTGCTACTGCTCTAA
- a CDS encoding cold-shock protein, with protein MGKSQASFGKKENEKKRQKKKMDKEERKEERQAAAKKGQNLDEMLAYVDENGNISTTPPDPTKKKEIKVEDVRIGALKQEDQEQEDPIRKGTVTFFNDSKGYGFIKDQQTQESVFVHANSLGGITIKENDKVTFEVEMGQKGPSAISVKKATE; from the coding sequence ATGGGGAAATCCCAAGCAAGCTTCGGCAAAAAGGAAAACGAGAAAAAGCGCCAAAAGAAGAAGATGGACAAGGAGGAGCGCAAAGAAGAGCGCCAAGCTGCCGCTAAGAAAGGGCAGAACCTCGATGAGATGCTTGCCTATGTAGACGAAAACGGCAACATTTCAACTACTCCCCCAGATCCGACCAAGAAAAAGGAAATCAAGGTCGAAGATGTCCGCATTGGGGCACTGAAGCAGGAGGATCAGGAGCAGGAAGACCCGATCCGGAAAGGCACCGTTACGTTCTTCAACGACTCGAAGGGCTACGGCTTCATCAAAGACCAGCAAACGCAGGAAAGCGTTTTTGTGCATGCCAACAGCCTTGGTGGCATCACGATAAAAGAGAACGACAAAGTAACTTTCGAGGTGGAAATGGGCCAGAAAGGTCCTAGCGCCATCAGCGTGAAAAAAGCCACCGAATAG
- a CDS encoding NAD-dependent epimerase/dehydratase family protein, whose amino-acid sequence MEEDLYKKIWELSRYSDKAAPYKELKRLTKELIRSYYLQGRLSEHPFASARERRISLPSEKIHSELNGSICLITGGLGCVGSALIEELLHFNVQRIVVLHRLDQATVANAPVRSEKIVYVNCDITDIKSINSAFIAHRPDLVFHTAAQRNPGYAEKNIVHTVDTNVLGTYNVVRACELAKSVKQCVFSSTGKASRYYTEEVYAATKKLCEYILATYSKESKIKYSMVRFTHILDNSLMDRELRYASDNDDYVAVHSPGKFVTAQNVKEAACLMLNALIYSEDNRCKFLLVRNLEWPVESLQVALYYIKQSGRDIPIIFQGNPTGYDESFFRGQLDWSDPTELNLLINVYENRHREHNQEGDIIISHIHGSEKEKLELVIRQLQTAKGEAQTKEYLTEGLKILVKEALENEPEQETLNILKWGLQLPADSIDKAAAAKHSPMASLLFEALENKYATRNHQFV is encoded by the coding sequence ATGGAAGAAGATCTGTATAAGAAAATATGGGAGTTGTCGCGGTATAGTGATAAAGCTGCACCTTATAAGGAGTTGAAGCGGTTGACCAAGGAATTGATTAGGTCATACTACTTGCAAGGCCGATTATCCGAGCACCCATTTGCTTCGGCCCGGGAAAGAAGAATTAGCCTTCCATCCGAAAAAATTCATAGTGAGCTGAATGGTAGTATCTGTTTGATTACTGGAGGCTTAGGCTGTGTTGGTTCCGCCTTGATAGAAGAGCTATTGCATTTCAATGTACAGCGCATTGTTGTGCTACATAGGCTTGATCAAGCAACTGTTGCTAACGCTCCGGTACGCAGCGAAAAAATCGTTTATGTAAATTGTGATATCACAGATATAAAATCTATCAATTCCGCTTTTATTGCTCATCGGCCAGACCTTGTTTTTCACACCGCTGCGCAGCGCAATCCTGGCTACGCCGAAAAGAACATAGTACATACCGTCGATACCAATGTTCTGGGTACTTACAATGTAGTAAGGGCGTGTGAGCTTGCTAAGTCGGTTAAACAATGCGTGTTTTCCTCTACGGGAAAAGCCAGCAGGTATTACACAGAAGAGGTATACGCCGCAACCAAAAAGCTATGCGAGTATATCTTGGCTACTTATTCCAAAGAAAGCAAGATCAAGTATTCTATGGTCAGGTTTACCCATATTCTTGACAATAGCTTGATGGATAGGGAACTACGCTATGCCAGTGACAACGATGACTATGTAGCTGTACACTCGCCGGGCAAATTCGTAACGGCACAGAACGTAAAGGAGGCGGCTTGCCTGATGTTGAATGCGCTGATTTATTCAGAAGACAACAGGTGTAAGTTCCTTTTGGTCAGAAATTTAGAGTGGCCGGTTGAAAGCTTGCAAGTGGCTTTATATTATATCAAACAATCGGGTAGAGACATCCCAATTATATTCCAAGGTAATCCTACGGGGTATGACGAAAGCTTTTTCCGGGGGCAGTTAGATTGGTCTGATCCTACAGAACTCAATCTCCTCATCAATGTGTACGAAAACAGGCACAGAGAACATAATCAGGAAGGAGATATTATTATATCTCACATACACGGAAGCGAAAAAGAAAAGCTGGAGCTAGTAATTCGTCAGCTGCAAACAGCAAAAGGAGAAGCGCAAACAAAAGAATACCTGACAGAAGGATTGAAAATACTTGTTAAGGAAGCGCTTGAAAATGAGCCCGAACAAGAGACGCTGAATATATTGAAGTGGGGGCTGCAATTGCCTGCCGACAGTATAGACAAAGCGGCGGCTGCCAAGCATAGTCCCATGGCTTCTTTATTATTTGAAGCGTTGGAAAATAAATACGCTACGAGAAACCATCAATTTGTATAG
- a CDS encoding Mov34/MPN/PAD-1 family protein, with translation MMRIHKALLDKIQAHAASSPEECCGFVFGHDKEAGRVVTETMAVANAEQNDKRLRFRIAPKDYLFAEQFAEQKQMQLLGVYHSHPEHSAVPSKHDSQAAFPYFSYLIVSVLGGRVDDVQSWRLSDEGHFENEPIHITDSF, from the coding sequence ATGATGCGCATCCATAAGGCCTTATTAGACAAAATTCAAGCTCACGCGGCATCCTCACCTGAGGAATGCTGTGGGTTTGTATTCGGTCACGACAAAGAGGCTGGCCGTGTTGTCACGGAAACTATGGCTGTGGCAAATGCCGAGCAAAACGACAAGCGTTTGCGGTTCCGCATAGCACCTAAAGATTACCTGTTTGCCGAGCAGTTCGCCGAGCAAAAGCAGATGCAACTGCTTGGCGTGTACCATTCTCATCCCGAACATTCCGCTGTGCCCTCGAAACACGATAGCCAAGCCGCATTTCCGTACTTCTCTTATCTGATTGTTTCGGTGCTGGGCGGAAGAGTTGACGATGTGCAATCCTGGCGTTTGAGTGATGAAGGGCACTTCGAGAACGAACCAATACACATCACCGATTCATTTTAA
- a CDS encoding MoaD/ThiS family protein, producing the protein MATVIVPTPLRKFTGNASRVQVSATTVSDVVSELTLQYPELKRHLRTPDGKIPSFINIFVGDDDIRALQQEQTPVQATSVISIVPAIAGGIDQPKA; encoded by the coding sequence ATGGCAACTGTAATTGTTCCAACGCCGCTACGGAAATTCACGGGCAACGCCTCGCGGGTACAAGTGTCGGCAACCACCGTGTCCGATGTTGTAAGTGAGTTGACCCTTCAGTATCCTGAGCTTAAAAGGCACCTGCGCACCCCAGACGGAAAAATCCCTTCGTTCATCAACATATTTGTGGGCGACGATGACATTCGTGCTTTGCAGCAAGAGCAGACCCCGGTGCAAGCCACCTCTGTTATTAGTATTGTGCCTGCCATAGCCGGAGGAATAGATCAACCAAAAGCATAA
- the moeB gene encoding molybdopterin-synthase adenylyltransferase MoeB, with product MDHNALAFSAAELARYDRHIIIPEFGLESQKKLKAARVLVVGSGGLGSPMLLYLAAAGVGTIGIVDFDVVEDSNLHRQVLFGVEEIGQPKAEAAKRRLQALNPYIQIEVYNTPLTSANALELIGEYDVVADGTDNFPTRYLVNDACVLLGKPNVYASILQFEGQVSVFNYRDSAGELGPNYRDLYATPPPPGMVPSCAEGGVLGVLPGIIGSLQALEVIKVVTGVGEVLSGRLFNFDALSFQSRTFNIKRSSDNPLNGTNPTIDKLIDYEQFCGMPVIEKPVREITVAQLHEWQNAGEDFQLIDVRQPDEYASANMDALLLPLDTLQDNTDKIDRHRKVVVHCKTGGRSTKAIRQLEEHFGFDNLYNLKGGIMAYLQEVKTG from the coding sequence ATGGATCACAATGCCCTAGCATTCTCCGCGGCAGAGCTGGCTCGTTATGACCGCCACATTATTATTCCTGAGTTTGGGCTGGAATCGCAGAAGAAGCTGAAAGCAGCTAGAGTGCTGGTAGTGGGTTCGGGTGGTTTGGGGAGCCCTATGCTGCTGTATCTAGCTGCTGCTGGGGTCGGTACGATTGGCATCGTGGATTTCGATGTCGTTGAGGACAGCAACTTGCATCGGCAGGTGTTGTTTGGAGTGGAGGAAATTGGGCAGCCCAAAGCGGAAGCGGCGAAGCGTCGGCTACAGGCGTTGAATCCATACATCCAAATTGAGGTGTACAACACCCCGTTAACCTCTGCAAACGCCTTAGAGCTGATTGGAGAGTATGATGTGGTGGCCGATGGTACCGACAATTTTCCGACCCGCTACCTGGTAAACGACGCGTGCGTACTGCTTGGCAAGCCCAACGTCTACGCGTCCATTCTGCAGTTTGAAGGCCAGGTTTCGGTGTTCAACTACCGGGATAGTGCGGGTGAGCTAGGTCCCAACTACCGTGATTTGTACGCCACTCCGCCACCTCCAGGAATGGTTCCGAGTTGTGCGGAAGGTGGCGTATTGGGCGTGTTGCCTGGTATAATTGGCAGCCTACAAGCGCTGGAAGTTATCAAGGTTGTGACGGGCGTAGGAGAAGTGCTCAGTGGGCGCTTGTTTAATTTCGATGCGCTAAGCTTTCAATCCCGCACCTTCAACATCAAGCGCAGCTCCGATAATCCGCTCAACGGCACGAACCCAACCATCGACAAGCTGATTGATTACGAGCAGTTCTGTGGTATGCCGGTAATTGAAAAGCCAGTGCGGGAAATTACCGTTGCCCAGCTTCATGAGTGGCAGAACGCAGGGGAAGATTTTCAATTGATTGACGTGCGCCAGCCAGATGAATATGCCAGCGCCAACATGGACGCCCTGCTGCTGCCACTAGATACACTACAAGACAATACCGATAAGATTGACCGCCACCGAAAAGTAGTAGTACACTGCAAAACGGGCGGCCGTAGCACAAAAGCCATCCGCCAGTTGGAAGAGCACTTCGGGTTCGATAACCTGTATAATCTGAAGGGCGGAATAATGGCGTACCTGCAAGAGGTGAAAACAGGTTGA
- the eat gene encoding ethanolamine permease has protein sequence MNDAAPSPALKKVLKPLHLWAIAVGLVISGEYFGWNYGWAVSGTVGFLVATLLITVLYITFIFSFTELTTAIPHAGGPFAYAHRALGPVGGFVAGYATLVEFLFAPPAIAFALGSYVHFLYPSVPVLATALGSYVVFIGINLLGIKESALFSLVVTLLAVAELLVFMGLVAPHFKASNFLADPMPFGAAGVFAALPFAIWFYLAIEGVAMVAEEVEEPRRTIPIGYTYGLLTLVLLALGVMVLTGGVTDWHRLSTIDYPLPEALSYALGKGSPWTKVFASIGLFGLVASFHGTIIGYSRQVFALARSGYLPGFLARVNPRFQTPHWALVAGGVVGCVSLLTGTTDKLIILSVLGAVLMYLVSLLSLFVLRRKEPNLVRPFVTPFYPWFPLIATVLSLVSLGAIMYYNWLLSLVFFVGLGLLLGVYRLLGLAKPKAVVATQER, from the coding sequence ATGAACGATGCTGCCCCGTCGCCGGCCTTAAAGAAAGTACTGAAGCCGCTGCACCTATGGGCCATTGCGGTAGGGCTAGTTATTTCCGGCGAGTACTTCGGCTGGAACTACGGCTGGGCAGTTTCGGGCACCGTTGGGTTTCTGGTGGCCACGCTCCTGATTACGGTACTCTACATCACGTTCATTTTCAGCTTTACGGAACTAACAACGGCCATTCCGCATGCCGGTGGGCCGTTTGCCTATGCCCACCGGGCGCTGGGCCCCGTGGGCGGATTTGTGGCTGGCTATGCCACGCTAGTGGAGTTTTTGTTCGCGCCGCCGGCCATTGCGTTTGCACTAGGCAGCTACGTGCACTTCTTGTACCCGAGCGTACCCGTACTGGCTACGGCGCTGGGCAGCTACGTAGTGTTTATCGGCATCAACCTGCTGGGCATCAAGGAGTCGGCGTTGTTTTCGTTGGTGGTTACTTTGCTGGCCGTGGCAGAGCTGCTGGTATTTATGGGACTGGTGGCACCGCATTTCAAGGCCAGCAACTTCCTCGCCGACCCTATGCCTTTTGGCGCGGCGGGTGTGTTTGCCGCTTTGCCGTTTGCCATCTGGTTTTACCTGGCTATTGAGGGTGTAGCCATGGTGGCCGAAGAAGTAGAGGAGCCGAGGCGCACCATCCCCATCGGCTATACCTATGGCTTGCTCACGCTGGTATTGCTGGCCCTAGGCGTGATGGTCCTTACCGGCGGCGTTACCGACTGGCACCGCCTCAGCACCATTGACTATCCGCTGCCTGAGGCGTTGAGTTATGCGCTGGGCAAAGGCAGCCCTTGGACCAAAGTGTTTGCCAGCATTGGCTTGTTTGGCTTGGTGGCTTCGTTTCACGGCACCATCATTGGGTACTCGCGGCAGGTGTTTGCCTTGGCGCGCAGCGGCTATCTGCCGGGCTTTCTGGCCCGCGTTAACCCGCGGTTCCAAACGCCACACTGGGCTTTGGTGGCCGGTGGGGTAGTGGGTTGCGTATCGCTGCTGACAGGTACCACCGACAAGCTTATTATTCTGTCGGTGTTGGGCGCGGTGCTGATGTACCTGGTTAGTTTGCTGAGTTTGTTTGTGCTGCGGCGGAAAGAACCCAACCTGGTGCGGCCGTTCGTTACGCCGTTTTACCCTTGGTTTCCGCTGATTGCTACGGTATTGTCGTTGGTGAGCTTGGGGGCTATTATGTATTACAACTGGCTGCTGAGCTTAGTGTTTTTCGTGGGCCTGGGGTTGTTGCTAGGGGTATATAGGCTGCTGGGCTTGGCGAAGCCAAAGGCAGTGGTAGCAACACAAGAAAGGTAG
- a CDS encoding ethanolamine ammonia-lyase subunit EutB, with product MAYHHTIRNRVYQFVDLKTLLAKATPLRSGDVLAGVAAETYEERVAAQLTLAEVPLRNFLNEALIPYEQDEVTRLILDTHDAAAFAPVSHFTVGQLRDWLLADTTDTPTLQLLAPGLTPEMVAAVSKLMRNQELIAVARKCEVITQFRNTLGQRGHLATRLQPNHPTDDARGIAASLLDGLLYGSGDAVIGINPATDNPAAVRNLLEMLDAIRQQYAIPTQSCVLCHVTTTLELVRQQAPVDLTFQSIAGTEAANASFGINLSLLDEAWQATLSLNRGTVGQHVMYFETGQGSALSANAHHGLDQQTCEARAYAVARRFKPLLVNSVVGFIGPEYLYDGKQIIRAALEDHFCGKLLGLPMGMDICYTNHAEADQDDMDTLLTLLGVAGCNFIMGVPGADDIMLNYQSTSFHDALYIRSVLNLRAAPEFEAWLQQLGVFDAQGRLLPAPLQPLLLEKLPQAFR from the coding sequence ATGGCCTACCACCATACCATTCGCAATAGGGTCTATCAATTTGTTGATCTGAAAACGCTGCTGGCAAAGGCCACCCCGCTACGGTCGGGCGACGTGCTGGCGGGGGTGGCTGCCGAAACGTATGAAGAGCGGGTAGCCGCTCAGCTTACGTTGGCTGAAGTTCCGCTCCGAAATTTTCTCAACGAAGCACTCATTCCCTACGAGCAGGACGAGGTAACGCGCCTGATTCTCGACACGCACGATGCCGCCGCGTTTGCACCTGTTAGCCACTTCACGGTGGGGCAATTGCGCGACTGGTTGCTGGCTGATACCACTGACACGCCTACGCTTCAGCTATTGGCCCCCGGCCTGACCCCGGAAATGGTGGCCGCCGTCAGTAAGCTCATGCGCAACCAAGAACTGATTGCCGTGGCTCGCAAGTGCGAGGTGATAACGCAGTTTCGCAACACGTTGGGCCAGCGGGGCCACCTAGCTACCCGTCTGCAGCCCAACCACCCCACCGACGACGCCCGCGGCATTGCCGCCAGCCTCCTCGACGGCCTACTCTACGGCAGCGGCGACGCCGTTATCGGCATCAACCCCGCCACCGACAATCCTGCTGCAGTTCGGAACCTGCTGGAAATGCTCGACGCTATTCGGCAGCAGTATGCCATTCCCACGCAGTCGTGCGTGCTGTGCCACGTCACGACCACGCTGGAACTGGTGCGGCAGCAAGCCCCAGTGGACCTGACATTTCAGAGTATTGCCGGTACGGAGGCTGCCAATGCCAGCTTCGGTATCAATCTGTCGCTGCTCGATGAGGCGTGGCAAGCCACGCTTAGCCTCAATCGAGGGACAGTGGGCCAGCACGTTATGTACTTCGAAACTGGCCAGGGCAGCGCCCTTAGCGCCAACGCCCACCACGGCCTCGACCAGCAAACCTGCGAAGCCCGTGCTTACGCCGTAGCCCGCCGTTTCAAGCCGCTGCTCGTCAACTCGGTGGTCGGCTTCATCGGCCCCGAGTACCTCTACGACGGCAAGCAAATCATCCGAGCGGCGCTGGAAGACCATTTTTGCGGTAAGCTGCTCGGCCTGCCCATGGGCATGGACATCTGCTACACCAACCACGCCGAAGCCGACCAAGACGACATGGATACCCTACTCACGCTACTAGGCGTGGCTGGCTGCAACTTCATCATGGGCGTGCCCGGCGCCGACGACATCATGCTCAACTACCAATCCACGTCCTTCCACGATGCACTCTACATCCGCAGCGTGCTCAATCTGCGCGCCGCCCCAGAGTTCGAGGCATGGCTACAGCAGCTAGGCGTGTTCGATGCGCAAGGCAGGCTACTACCCGCGCCGTTGCAACCATTGCTGTTGGAAAAGCTGCCTCAGGCGTTTCGTTGA
- a CDS encoding DUF4159 domain-containing protein, giving the protein MPVPFTFVRLQYRSGDWDGVDERMPTNLLHSLIQYTKIPVNQKEKVVALDSPELFRHPFCYLSGHRLVQFSAQEKANFTQYVRNGGFVFVDDCNHDIDGLFARSFEEQMRQCFGTGALKKIPKTHVIYSQFFKFPDGPPPTSFELNGWGDDLVHDYLKGIEINGRLGVLYSNKDYGCEWDYDFRNKRFLAEDNTKFGVNILLYALTA; this is encoded by the coding sequence ATGCCTGTTCCTTTCACTTTCGTGCGTCTGCAATACCGCTCCGGCGACTGGGATGGCGTAGACGAGCGAATGCCAACCAACCTGCTACACTCTCTGATTCAGTACACCAAAATACCCGTCAATCAGAAAGAGAAAGTAGTAGCCCTCGACTCACCGGAGCTGTTCCGGCACCCCTTCTGCTACTTATCGGGGCACCGGCTGGTACAGTTTTCGGCGCAGGAAAAAGCGAATTTTACGCAGTACGTGCGCAACGGTGGCTTCGTATTCGTCGACGACTGCAACCACGACATCGACGGCCTATTTGCCCGTTCCTTCGAGGAGCAGATGCGGCAATGCTTCGGCACTGGCGCCCTCAAGAAGATTCCCAAAACGCACGTCATCTACTCGCAGTTCTTCAAGTTTCCTGACGGGCCCCCACCCACATCCTTCGAGCTAAACGGCTGGGGCGACGACCTGGTGCACGACTACCTGAAAGGCATTGAAATCAACGGCCGCCTCGGTGTGCTCTATTCCAACAAAGACTACGGCTGCGAGTGGGACTACGACTTCCGCAACAAACGCTTCCTAGCCGAAGACAACACCAAATTCGGCGTCAATATTCTGCTGTACGCGCTAACAGCGTGA
- a CDS encoding porin family protein produces MKSLRLFAFLFFLLGAASHAQAQFGIKAGVNNAVLDGQNINMNTDYQTTYHVGAFVRLPILGPLSIQPEVLYSLQGSQFKSAVAHYDTKLHYLNIPVLAHVKVGPVYVEGGPQFGVLLGARENGTLRINAADGYGPVNRTADNNYKKNDFALAAGAGLELGSLILGVRYTAGLNNINDVADLNGANDPRLKNRVIQASVGIKFGK; encoded by the coding sequence ATGAAATCCTTGCGACTTTTTGCCTTCCTTTTCTTCCTGCTAGGTGCTGCCAGCCACGCCCAAGCTCAATTCGGCATCAAAGCTGGCGTCAACAACGCCGTGCTCGATGGCCAGAACATCAACATGAACACCGATTACCAGACCACCTACCACGTAGGGGCCTTCGTTCGGCTACCGATACTTGGTCCGTTGTCTATTCAGCCCGAAGTGCTGTACTCCTTGCAAGGCTCACAGTTTAAGTCCGCTGTGGCCCACTACGATACCAAGCTGCACTACCTTAACATTCCGGTGCTGGCTCACGTGAAGGTGGGTCCGGTATATGTAGAGGGTGGCCCACAGTTTGGCGTACTGCTCGGTGCCCGCGAAAACGGCACGCTCCGCATCAATGCCGCCGACGGCTACGGCCCTGTCAACCGCACCGCCGACAATAACTACAAGAAAAACGACTTCGCCCTTGCTGCCGGAGCTGGTTTGGAGTTGGGTAGCCTCATCTTGGGCGTGCGCTACACTGCGGGCCTCAACAACATCAACGACGTAGCTGACCTAAACGGCGCCAACGACCCCCGCCTGAAAAACCGCGTGATTCAGGCATCCGTCGGTATCAAGTTCGGGAAATAG